CGCACGCTGCTCGATCGCGAGGCGGTCGGCCAGACGCTTACCGGACGCACCGAAGATCACCGGGAAGCGGTCAAGGCGTTTCTGGAAAAGCGCCAGCCCACCTTTAAGGGGCGCTAGGGAGGCGCACGCCATGTGGAAGACCAGGTTCTGCGAACTGTTCGGCGTCGAGTTGCCGATCATGCTCGCCGGAATGGGCACGATCGCGCTCGCCGATCTCGCCGCCGCGGTCTCCGAGGCCGGCGGGATGGGCACCGTGGGGCTCGCCGGTCTCTCTCCCGAGGGAATTTACAACGAACTCGCCGCGGCGCGGCAGTTGACCAAAATGCCGCTCGCCTGCAACCAGCTGATTCCATTTATCGGGCCGGGCGTGGCCGAGGCGATCGCTGCTGCGCCAGTCGACGCGGTGACGCTCTTCTGGGGCGAGCCCGCCGAGTACATCGGGCGCTACAAGGCCGCGGGCAAGAAAGTCATCTGGCAGTGCGGCTCGGCTGACGAGGCCGCCGCCGCCAAGCGCGCCGGCGCCGACATGATTATTGCGCAGGGCGTGGAGTCAGGCGGCCACGTGCGCGGACTCACTTCGACGATGGTGCTGGTGCCGCAGGTGCGCGACGCGATCGGCGATCTGCCGATGCTCGCCGCGGGCGGCATGGCCGACGGCCGCGGACTCGCCGCGGCGCTGGCGCTCGGGGCCGACGGCGCGGTCTTCGGCACGCGCTTGCTTGCCTCCCGCGAATCGGCGGCCCATCAGGTTTACAAGGACCGCGTCGTCAACGCGCGCGCCGAGGACACCGTGCATACCAAGCTCTTCGACATGGGATGGCCCGACGCGGCGCATCGCGTGCTGCGCACCGCTGTTTACGAAGAATGGGAGCGGGCGGGACGTCCGGCGAGCGGCAAGCGGCCGGGCGAGGGCAAAGTGGTGGGTACGCTCAAGCACGCCGGGATGGCGATGCCGCCACTGGTGAAGTACACGGTGATGCCGGCGGCCGAATACGTCGAGGGCGAGCTTGACGAGTTTGTGTTTTACGCCGGGATGTCGTGCGCGCTCATCAATGATATCGCGCCCGCGGGCGAGATCGTGCGGCGGATCGCGGCCGAGGCGCGCGAGCTGATCGGAAAGCGGCTCGCACCGCTCGCCTGACGAGTCAACGCTTCGTCAGTAACCGCCGCCCGAAGGCGCGACCGGCATCGCCGGTGCTGACGGCGCACCCGGCACTGACGGAGCTCCAGGCACAGAGGGAGCGCCGGGCACCGAGGGCACGCCGGGCACTGAGGGAGCTCCGGGCAGCGAGGGCACGCCGGGCATCGACGACGCGCCGGGCACCGCGGGCACACCGGGCACAGACGGCGCACCGGGCACCGACGGAACTCCGGGCATCGAGGAAGCGCCCGGCACTGAAGGCACGCTTGGTGCCGAGGGAATGCCCGGCACTGCGTTGGGCATCGAGGGAGCGCCCGGCGCCGAAGGTGCGCCAGCCGCGACCGCAGCGGGGGCGGCCGCCGGCGAGGCAGCCGGCGAGGCCATCATCGCGGAACCCATATTCTGCAGCATTTGCCCCCCGGCATTCTCGCCGGCCTGCTTGGCCGCGCCCATCGCGGCCGAGCCTATCCCGCCCGCCGCGGATTGCGCCTGCGCGCGAAGCGGAACAGACGCAAGTACGAGTGCGAGGGCCATGCCAGCCAAAGATCGTATCTTCATGGGAACGCCCTCCGGGGCTGCGGATTTTCGACGCCGAGGAGATCGAGAGAATGCGAATCGGCGAAGGCGCGAACCTGAGATCGCGAATCAAGTTCGACCGGCGATCCTTTTCACATCGTCGATGGTGCGTCAAACCGCCCCGCGTTTCGGACAGGTTCGTTTCGTAGCCGACGGCAACCCTTAGAGCATCACGTCGCCGCCGTTGGGGCTGAGGCACTGCCCGACGAAGTGGCGCGCCTCGTCGGAGGCGAGGAAGACGTAGGCCGGGACGATCTCGTCGATCGTCCCGAGCCGCCGTTTCGGGATCGACGCCAGGATCGAATCCATCAGGTCCTTGTCGATCCCCTCGACCATCCGGGTCTGCGTGGCGCCGGGCGCGACGCAGTTGGCGGTGATGTTGCTGGTGCCGATCTCGTGCGAGAGCGAGCGGGTAAATGCGATTATCCCGGCCTTGGCCGCGCAGTAGTGCGCAAGTCCCGCGCCGCCTTTGTAGGCGAGTTGAGAGGCGGTGCTGATGATCCTGCCGTAGTCTTGGCGGTACATGATCGGCAGCACGAAGTGCGTGCACAGGAAGACGCTGCGCAGGTTGACCGCGAGCATCCGGTCCCACTGGCTCGGTGCCATCGCCTCGACGCGCGCGACGTTGCCGATACCCGCGTTGTTGACCAGGATGTCGATGCGGCCGAAATTTCGCTGCACCGTTTCAACCAGCGTCTGCGCTTCGTGCTCGAGCGAGACGTCGGCGCGCATGGCGAGCGTTTGCGCACCCAGCCGTTCGATTTCGGCGCGCACCGCCTCCGCGTTCTGCGCCTCGGACTCGTCGGGATAGTTGATGATGACCTTGGCGCCCTCGCGCGCGAAGGCGAGCGCGACGCCGCGTCCGATACCCGAGCTTGAGCCGGTGACAAGCGCGACCTTGTCCTGCAATTTGCCCATCGCTCAAACCTCCCGAAGCTTTCGCCAGGGCCGTGATGAGGACCCGCGGCGAATTCCGCCCCAGCGTGCGCGATTCAGGGCGAGGGATGCAAGGCCAGCAGCGCTTTCACTTTGGCCGCGACGTCGCCGGCGCGTACGATGTCAGTGATGATGGCGCAGGCGTCCGCGCCCGCGGCGAGCGCCTCGGGCATCGTCGCCTCGGTGATGCCGCCGATCGCGACGATCGGGATTTTCACCGCCGCGCGCACCTCGCGCAGCATGGCGAGTCCCTTGCCCGCGGGGTTATTGCGCAGACCGCCCGCGTAAAGCGGTCCGAAGCCGATATAGTCGGCGCCGCCGCGCTCCGCGGCGACCGCCTGTTTGACGCTATGAGTGGAGATTCCGACCAGCAGATCGCGGCCGACGAGGCGGCGCGCGGCCTCCAGCGGCAGGTCTTCCTGGCCGAGATGGACGCCGGCGGCCCCGGAAAGCATCGCGATATCCGAGCGATCGTCAACGATGAGCATCGCGCCGCGCTCGCGGCACAACGCGGCGATCGCGCGCGCCGCGGCGAGCAGCTCGCGGCCCGGCGCGTTTTTCAACCGCAACTGCATCATCCGCGCGCCGGAATCGAGCAGGATGCGCGCGAGCGCAAGCGGCTCGTGGCCGCCCGCCGGATCGACCATCGCATAGAAATGCGAGGGAAACTTCATCGGGCAAGGCCGCGCAGGCGGCGCGGCTAGTCCAGGGACATCCTAATCCAGGGACATTTTGCGGGTTGCGATTCCGAGGTCCACGAGCTTCTTGCGCAGCGTGTTGCGGTTGAGCCCGAGGATGCGCGCGGCGCGCACCTGGTTGCCGTCCGCCCGCCGCATCGCCTGTTCGATAAGCGGGCGTTCAATTTCGGCCACCAGCTTCTGGTAAAGTCCGCGCGGTTCCTCGTCGTTGGACTTCTCGAGATACTGCGCGACGCGGCGTCCGATGAGTTCGGCAAACGAATCGCCGGCGGCGCCCTCAATACCGGCGGCGGCCGCCGCGCTTGCGGGGCCGCGCGCGAGCGAGATATCGTCGGCGCGGATGGTGTTGCCCGAGGCGAGCAGCGCCGCCCGCAGCATCGTGTTCTCCAGCTCGCGCACGTTGCCAGGCCAGTCGTAGGCCTGCAGCTTCGCCCGCGCCTCCGGGCTGACCGCGGTCACGCGCGAGCCCATTTCGCTGACCGCTTTGGCGACGAAGAAATCGGTCAGCTCGGGGATGTCCTCGCGGCGCTGGCGCAGGGGCGGCAGGTGGATCAGGATCACGCGCAGGCGGAAGTAGAGGTCCTCGCGGAAGCGGCGCGCGGCGACTGCGGTTTCAAGGTCCTGGTTGGTCGCGGCGATAATGCGGGCCTGCAGGCGCTGAGTATCGGTGCCGCCGACCCGGATGAATTCGCGCTCCTGGAGCGCGCGGAGCAGCTTGGGCTGCAACTCGAGCGGCAAATCGCCGATTTCGTCCAGGAAGAGCGTGCCCGCGCCGGCCAATTCGAACTTGCCCGCGCGCCGCTCGCTCGCGCCCGTGAACGCGCCACGCTCGTGGCCGAACAGTTCGCTTTCAACCAGGCCGTGGGGTATCGCCGAGCAGTTGACCGGGACGAAGGGCTCGCGCAGGCGCGACTCATTATGAATCTTGCGCGCCACCAGCTCCTTGCCGGTGCCGCTTTCGCCCCAGACCAGGACGACGTCGATCTTGTCGTTGCTCACAACGCGCCCGATGAGCTTGTAGACCTCCTGCATCGCGGCGCTGTGGCCGATGATCTCGCCGCCGACCAGCTTGCGGTCGAGCTCTTTCTTGACCCGTTCCAGTTCGGAGGCCTGCGCTGCGGTTTCGGCCGCGCGCGCGGCGGTCGTCACCACCAGGTCGAGGTTCTCGAAGGGCTTGGTCAGATAATCGCGAGCGCCGCGCTTGAGCGCCTCGATCGCGTTGTTCATCGTGCTAGCCGCGGTGATCACGACGATCGGCGTCGCGCATCCCCGCTCGCGGGCGGTCGTCAGCACCTCGAGGCCGCCGATGCCCGGCATGATGATATCGACCAGGGCGACGGCGAATCGCTCGCTGGTGAGCGCTTCGAGGGCGGCGGCGCTGTCGGCGGCCTCTTCGATTTGCCATCCTTCGGCCTCCAGCCGATGGCGCAGGACGAGCCGGATGGCCGGGTCGTCGTCGGCAATCAGCGCACGGATCGTGTGCGACTCGGCTACATCGCCGAGATTTGCTTCAATCTGATTCATCTGGGTTCCATGGTAACAGTATCGGTAGATGCGGCAACGGCAGCAAAGCCGCGGATTTTACTTTCGATGCGCTCCTCGCCGGCTACGACTGTTATCCGATGCGTCATGCGGCCTCCGACGGTTCTGGATCGCGCGGGCCCACTGGCAGCGTGACCTTGAAGGTCATCCCGCGCACGCGATGCTCTTCGAGGTGTGCATGCCGGCCGTGATGGGGCTCGGCCAGGTGGATAGCCTGCGTCGGGCGTGCGGGGGGAGAAACCCCGCCGGCCTCGGCCCAGAGTTTGCCGCCGTGGGCTGCGACTATCCGCTGGCTTAGCACCAGTCCAAGCCCGGTGCCCGAGGGCTTGGTGGTGAAGAATGGCGTGAACAGCTGCGCCAGTTCGGCCGCGCTCATCCCGCGCCCGCTGTCGCACACCTCTACCCGCAGGAACTGGCGGCGGCGTCCCTCTGCGGTGAGGCGAAACTCGGTCTCCATCCGTGTCCGCAGGCGAATCGTCCCGCTCGGGCCGATCGCTTCGGCGGCGTTGCGCACGAGATTAAGGAAGGTACGCTCGAGCGCCGCGGCGTCGGCGCTGATCTCGGGCAGACTGGGATCGAAAAGTTGTTCAATCGTCACTCCCTCGGGCGGATGCGGATGCAGCCCAGCCATCCTGAGCGCCTGGTGGAGCACGCGATGGATATTGACCGGCTCGAAATTGAGCCGCTGTGGGGCGCTTGCCGTCAGCACCTGCTCGACCAGCGCCGTGATCCGGTTGACTCCCTCCAGAATAAGCCCGCAATACTGCAAGGCGCGGGGGTCGGCACCGAGCCGCCCGGCGAGCAGCTCGGCGGCGCCCTTTATCCCGGTCAGCGGGTTTTTGACCTCGTGCGCGAGGCCGGCGGGCGATAATTTCAAATCGAGTTCACCCGTCCCGAGCGCCTGGGCGGCGCCGCGATGAAGCGCGAGGTCGTGGAACAGGACAACCGCTCCGCGGCTTGTTCCGCCGGCCGCCAGAAGCGGCGAAACCTCGACCCCGACAGAGGCAGACCGGGAGCCGAGACTGAGTCCTGCATCGGCGTCAGCGACGTTTTGCCCGCTGATTAGGCAGTTTTCGACCATCCGCAGGAGCCACTCGTTGCTCCGCAGCATCGCGCCGACCGCGGCCTCGTTGAGGTGCGAGACTCCGAAGAGCGTTTCCGCCGCCTGATTCATGGCAATGAGGGCTAGATCCGAACCAAAGACGACGACAGCGTCGCTCAAGCTGTCGACGATTTCCCGCCAAAGACCCACGGGAATTGAGGGAGGCTTATGCATCGTGCCGGTGACCAAATCGCAAGGTATCACAAAGCATGCGATGGCCTAAGAATCTGCCTCGTGGATGATAAGAATACATCGTCAGCTAATGAATCTGACAAAGAATATTAGTTTTTTTTACAGAAAACCAGCTTCTGTGGTGTTGATTATGATCCCTCGGGGCCGGTAGGGTTTGGCCGGGTCGAGTTACGGTTCGGCATGCGGGGGAATCTTGTCATACGACTAGCGGTGGTTTGTTTGGTGGGCGCAGCCCTTGCCGGTTGTGGATCGACTACGCCCCTGGACGACGCCGCATCCAATCCTGGCGACCACTTCGGTCTGGTCGCAACGGCTCCTGTCGGTCGATCGAGCAATCCCATAAAGGCAGGCGCGGGCGCAGAGGCTACTTCGCCCTCGGACGGCGACGGTGTCAACATGGACGCGGCAATAGACCTCGCGCAGGGGCTTCCTTACGTCCGCAGCGGCCCGCATAAAGTAGCGCCCTTTCCGCTCGCTCTGAATCAGACCGTCCAGCGCTACGTAGATGCCTACACGGAGCATAACGAGGGCATCAGGGGGTCTTTCCGCCGCAGCCGTCCGTACCTGTCGATGATGGTCAAGGTGCTCGAGAGCCACAATCTCCCGCCGGAACTTGTTTACCTTTCGTTCGCTGAAAGCTCCTTTTCCAGCAAAGGCGCCGGCCCATGGCAGCTGAGTGTCGCGACGGCGCGACGGTTCAATCTCAGGGTAAACCATTACATCGACGAGCGCCGCGACCCGATCAAATCCACGCACGCCGCGGCCCAATATCTCGCCACGCTGCACGATGAGGTCGGCGACTGGCGCGTGGCGCTGGTGGGTTGGAACCGAGGCGAGACGGCGATGAACGACTATTGGTCGCTCCGCGGCGTCAATTACAGCCGTCTGACCGCGAACCTGCCGCATAATACGCGCTCGCTCCTCGACCGTTTCATGGCGGTCGCGATCATCGCCCATCAGCCCGAGCGCTACGGGCTTGAGCCTGTCAGTTACACCCAGCCGGAGAAGTTCCGTGTGGTCAGGGTTAAGGGCGGCACGACGCTCGCCGCGGCGGCCCGCAGCACGGGAGTCTCGGTCAAGGTTCTGCGCGAGTACAATCCGGCTATATTGCACGATCGCGTACCGCCTGGGTCGGGTTACGATCTGCGGCTTCCCCTCCAGGAAAGCGCCGACGCGCGCGATACCGCGAGCGACCTGATTTTCTAGGTCCGACTTCTGCTCGTATTCCCCTTAGTTGCGCCGGTGTCAGCTTTCGTCCGGCAGCTTGGCTGGCGCTCAAATCGGCCGCGGGCTATGGTTCAAATCAGGCCGGGGCTCGACACAGGCCCAAGGCTCGACAGAATGACCAGCGCCGACCAGGCCCTCCAACTGGTACTCGAAAACGTGACGCCGCTTGGCGTCGAGCGCGTGCCGATCCTCGATGCGCTCGGCCGCGTGATCGCCGAGGAAATCCGCTCGCCGCGCGACATCCCCGGCTTCGACAATTCAGCGATGGACGGGTACGCGGTGCGGGCCGCTGATGTCGCCCGTGCGAGCGCGTCGAACCCGGCGCGGCTGCGCGTGCTGGGCACCGTGGCCGCGGGTGCGATGCCGGCCACCGGGGTCGAGACGGGCGCCGCGATGCGCACGATGACGGGCGCGCCGGTTGCCCAAGGCGCCGACGCGATCGTGCCGGTCGAGCAGACGCGCGCCGACGGCGACTGGGTCGAAATCCTCTCCGCCGCCGAGCCGCACGCCTTCGTCCGCCCGCGCGGCGAAGACCTGCGCGAGGGCGAGTTGGTGATGGAACCGGGCAAGCGGCTCGGTGCGGCGGACCTTGGGATGCTCGCGTCCCTCAACCGCTCGATGATCGAAGTTTACCGCGCGCCGCGGGTAGCGATTATGACGACGGGCGACGAACTGGTTGACGTCGACCAGCGTCCGGCCGGCGCGCAAGTCGTCAACTCGAGCGCGTACGCGCTGGCGGGCGCGGTGCGCGAGGCGGGCGGCCAAACCGCGATCCTGAAAGTCGCGCGCGATCGCCCCGAAGAAATCCGCGCGCGTCTTGCCGAGGCGTTCGCCTTCGACGCGGTGCTTACCACCGGCGGCGTATCGGTCGGCCAGTTCGACCACGTCAAGGGCGCGCTCGACGAACTCGGCCTGCGGCAGATCTTTCACGGTGTAGCGCAGCGGCCCGGGCGTCCGCTCAAGTTCGGCCTCGTCGGCGGGCGCCCGATTTTCGGCCTGCCGGGGAACCCGGTCTCGACGATGGTATGTTTCTACCTGTACGCGCGCCCTGCGCTGCTGAAGATGGGCGGGCGGCGCGACCTCGGCCTGCCGCGCGTGGCGGTACGATGTGCCGTCGATATCAGGACCGCGAAGGATCTTACCGAGTTCGTGCGCGTGCGCTTGCGGCGCGAGGGCGGCGAGTTCTATGCCACTCCGACCGGCAACCAGGGCTCCGGAATCCTGAGCTCGCTCTCGCGCGCCGACGCGCTACTCATCGGCCCGGCGGACGCGACCGTGCTCAAGGCCGGCGCTCAGGCGACGGTTTTGGTGCTGTCGGCGGAAGCGGTGGAAGCGACGGAGCCGCTTTTCGAGCCTCCTCTGCGCCACAGGAACTGAACTGCCAGCGTGGCGACGCATCCAAAGAGTGCGGCGCCGATAATCACCGAGGAGACCTTGAGCTGGGTCGGTTTGACGAAAGGGATGAGCTGGATGTCGATCGGGTTGAGCCGGTGGTTCCAGTACACGACATAGGCGACCCACAAGGAGACGATCGCGCCGCCAATGAACTTGGGATTTTTAACGAATGCCGGTGCGGCCACGTCTCCTCCTGGCGCCCGTAGCAACGGACTGCGTAAAAGCTTGGCCGCCCTCCTGAGTATTGTCAACGCGCGCGCGCCGCTTCGGCGGGCCGCGCGCCTGTCCGCCGTCTATCGCGGAATATCAAGGGGGGTCTAAGCGATGCGGCTTAGGGTAGGGCAGGGCTTCGACTTCCATCCGATGCGGCCCGGCCGTGAGCTTAAACTCGGCGGCGTGACGGTGCCCCATGACGAAGGGCTCCTCGGACACTCCGACGCCGACGTCGCCGCCCATGCGCTCGCCAATGCGATTCTCGGCGCGCTCGGCGAGGGTGACCTGGGCCGCCACTTCCCCGACAGCGACCCGCGTTACAAAAACGCCGACAGCATCGGGCTGCTCGCCGAAGTCTTTAAGCTCGCGCGCGAGCGCGGATGGAGGCTCGTCAACGCCGACCTGACGATCTTCGCGCAGCGCCCGCGGCTTTCGCCCTACGTCGCGGAGATGCGCGAGCGTCTGGCCGGCGCGCTCGGCGCGGACCCCGCGCTGCTCAACGTCAAGGCCTCGAGCCCCGAGGGGTTGGGCGCGCTTGGGCGCGGCGAGGGGATGGCGGCGGCGGCCGTGGTGCTGCTGGAAGCCGACTAGCCTGTTACCGGCGACAACGGAGTTGAACGAAAAAACCCGACGCTGCCACGGGCGGCGCACGGCATGGGGAGAGCCGATGAAAAACTGGATCTTGCGAACCCTGATGGCCCTGGTACTGATGAGCGCCGCGCCGCTCGCCGCGGCGGCGGATACCTGGCAGATCGATCCCGGCCACACCACGGTCGGATTCACCGTGCGGCACATGACGATCTCGAGCGTCAGGGGCCAGTTCGACAAGGTCGCGGGCACGATCACCGCCAACGGCACCGATCCCGCCTCGGTCATGATCGAGGCGACGATCGATACCGCGTCGATCGACACGCGCTCGCTCGACCGCGACGCTGATCTGAAAAGCGCCAATTTCCTCGACGTGGCGAAGTACCCGACGATGACCTTCAAGTCGAAGAAGATCGAACCGGCGGGCGAGGGCAAGTACAACGTCGTCGGCGACCTGACGCTCCATGGCGTCACCAGGGAAGTCACGCTCGCGGTCGAAGTGGCGGGCGCCCCAATCAAGGATCCGTGGGGCAACACGCGCGCCGGCGCCTCCGCAACCACCACCATCAGCCGCAAGGACTTCGGGCTTACCTGGAACAAGATGATCGAGGCGGGCGGCGCCGTAGTCGGCGACAAGGTCTCGGTCGAGATCGACGTCGAAGCGGTAAAGAAGAAGTGAGCCGACGCGGCGGTCGCGCCAGCCACTGACGCGACAGGTCTGTCCCCGCGCCGTCAGGGGCGGCCGAGGCGCGTGAAAAGTTCCTGCTCGGCCGTCGCGATCGGCGACGAGCGCCGCTCCTTGAGCAGGCGATGGTAGAGCGGCGAGCCGGCTGCCTGCTCGGCGGCCCATCTTTTCGCGAAAGTCCCGTCGCGAATCTCGTCGATCGCTCTCCGCATCAGCGCGTCCACGGCGGCGAGTTTATCGGCGCCGTGGGTGAGCTGTCCGAACTGGCTCGTATGTGAGTGCAGCTTGAGCTGGTTCCACACCCCTAGCGTCGCCATCGCGCGGCCGATCTCGCCGAGCTCGCCCGACGCGTAAAGCTCGAGCAGCGCGACCTCCTTGCTCACGCCCGCCTCGACCAGCAGCTTGAACGCGCGGTCGAGCAGAAAAAGCATCGCGCCCGCCCACGTGTGCTCGGAGAAGAGATCGACCAGCGTCTCCTCTTCAAAGCTCGATTCGACCACTGCGCCATGCGGCAGGAAGGCGCCGATGCCCTTGGTGATCGCAAGTGCGGTCGCAAGCGCGTGCCCACTGAAATCCTGGCTGACGCCGACCAGCACCGGGAAACCCTCGCCGCGCGTCGGCAGGTCGAGCACGCCCTGCCCGATCATCCGCGGGGCGACCAGCACCACGTCGGACTCGCGCGGCGGCGCGATGAACTTGTAGGTGATGTTGTAGCCGCTGGCAAAGACCAGGGTCTTGCCGCCGCGCAAAAGATGCGGCGCGATAAGCTCGCGGTAGGCGGCCGGCGCGACCTCGTCCGGCAGCAGCAGCATCACGACGTCCGCGCGTGCCGCGGCCGCGTCCATCGCGAGCGTCTCGAAGCCGTCCTCGCGGGCCTGCCGCCAGCTTTGGTCTTCCTGGTTGCCGACGATTACCTGGTGGTCAAACCGGCGCAGGTTGATCGCCTGCGCGCGTCCCTGGTTGCCGTAACCGATGACCGCGATCGTTTTGCCCTTGAGCAGCGCCGGATCGGCCTCGGCCGCCGCGAAGAATCTCGCCATCAATCTCTTCCTTTGAGCGGGTTTGCTTTGCGCGATTTTGCTTTGCGCGGCCAGGCGCTACAGATCGTCTCCGCCATCGTCGCCGCCGCCGTCGTCGTCCAGACCGCCGCCCCTTTCCAGTTGGTCCACCGCCTCGTCGAACTCCGGACCGCCCATCTCGTCGCCCATTTCCTTGCCCATCCTTCTAAGGGCGCGCGCGACGCTGCGCGGGTCGTTTTCGTCGACGTCGGAGAAGCCTGCGGGATTCGACAGCGCGTCCATCCGCGACTCTTCGCTGCGCGGCGCCGCGAAGCGCGACATCAGCCGGCGCATCCGCTTGCTTCCGCAGTGTTCGCACACCGCCTCGACGCGCTCGCTCACGCGCATCGTGAGCACGCTGGTACGTTTGCGGCATTTCTCGCATTGATATTCGTAGATAGGCATAGATCCCGACTTCGCTTCGCGGAATATGACTCGATTTTCGCTGCCGCGCGAGCTTGGGGCAAGCGCCGTCCGGCGTCGGCGAAATCCGATGGGGCCCGCTTGATCGGCGGATCGTTGACAGGATACTGCTTGGCGTCGAGATGAGCGCGAGAGCGAAAAAAGCACGATGAGAGAGCTCGGCGCCATGTGGCGCAATACGCGGATGGTCGTGCTGTGCGCGATCTCGGCTGCGCTCTACGCCGCCGTGCTGGTGCCGTTCAAGGTGGTGCCTCTCATTCCGGGCGTGACCGAACTGCGCCCCGCTAATGCCATTCCGATCGTCTGCTCATTCCTCTTCGGGCCCGCCGCCGGCTGGGGTTCGGCGATCGGCAACATGATCGGCGATTTCTTCGGCGGCGTCGGCCCGGGTGACGTCTTCGGCTTCGTGGCCAACCTTTTTTACGGCTATCTCCCGTACAAGGTCTGGAACGTGATCGCCGGGCGGCAAAGCCCGGTTGCGCGATTGCCTGGCGCGATCGCCATCTACGTGGCCTCCTGCCTTGCCGCGAGCGTGCTCTGCGCCGACATCGTCGGATGGGGCGACAACCTGCTGGGCCTGCGGCCGTTCAGCATCCTTGGCAACGTGATCGTGTTCAACAACATGGCGTCGGCGCTGGTGCTCTCTCCGCTCATCCTTAGCGCCGTCTATCCCCGCGTCGCGCGCGGCCGGATGCTTTATACCGACGTGATGCCCGAATTCACGGAGCGCCGATGGAGCGTGCGCGCCCTGGGCCTCGCGATCCTGGTCGTAGGTGAGGGAGGCGCGTGGCTGATGGGCAACCTAGTTTCCACGGGCTATTGGACTCCCGGGTTCCTGTCCGCGGCAATGACCCAGCCGCCATATGACAAGGCGATCGCGATCGTCGTGAGCCCGTTCATCCTGTTGGCCGTGTTCGGCGTGGGGCTGATGTGAAAGATGCGAGTTCCGCTTGGGGAGCGGCCGGCGCTGTGAGTCTCGACGGCGGCGAGGCTACTCCGCACGCCGCCGAACTCGAGGACGTAAGCTTCACCTATACCGGCGGCGAACGTCCAGCGCTCGGCCGCGTGAGCTTCATCGCCAGGCCGGGCGAGATGGTGGGCGTGATGGGCGCTTCCGGCGCCGGCAAATCGACGCTCGCCAAATGCCTCAACCGTATCGTCCCGGAATTCGAAGGCGGGACGTTTACCGGCGTCGTGCGGATCGGCGGGCAGCCGCTCGACAGCACGCGCGTATGCGAAGTCGCGCCGCGGGTCGGGATGGTCTTTCAGGATTTCGAGGCGCAGCTTTTTTCCACCAACGTCGCGCACGAGGTCGCGTTCGCGATGGAACAGGTCGGGATGGAGCGCGAGGAGATGCTGCGCCGCATCCGCCCGGCGCTCGAGGCGGTCGGCCTCGCCGGCTTCGAACGCCGCGACCCGACCTCGCTCTCCGGCGGCGAAAAGCAGCGCCTCGCGATCGCCTCGGTGCTGGCGCTGCGTCCGTCGGTGATCGTGCTCGACGAACCGACCACCGACCTCGACCCCGAGGGTAAGGCCGAAGTCTTCGCGCTGATTCGGAGCCTTCGCGGTCAGGGATTCAGCCTGATCGTAATCGAGCATGAGGCCGAGGTGCTGCGCGACGCCGACCGCCTGGTGCTGCTCCGCGAGGGCGAGACAATCGCCGAGGGCGCCCCGCGCGAC
The window above is part of the Candidatus Binataceae bacterium genome. Proteins encoded here:
- a CDS encoding QueT transporter family protein; the encoded protein is MRELGAMWRNTRMVVLCAISAALYAAVLVPFKVVPLIPGVTELRPANAIPIVCSFLFGPAAGWGSAIGNMIGDFFGGVGPGDVFGFVANLFYGYLPYKVWNVIAGRQSPVARLPGAIAIYVASCLAASVLCADIVGWGDNLLGLRPFSILGNVIVFNNMASALVLSPLILSAVYPRVARGRMLYTDVMPEFTERRWSVRALGLAILVVGEGGAWLMGNLVSTGYWTPGFLSAAMTQPPYDKAIAIVVSPFILLAVFGVGLM
- the ilvC gene encoding ketol-acid reductoisomerase; this translates as MARFFAAAEADPALLKGKTIAVIGYGNQGRAQAINLRRFDHQVIVGNQEDQSWRQAREDGFETLAMDAAAARADVVMLLLPDEVAPAAYRELIAPHLLRGGKTLVFASGYNITYKFIAPPRESDVVLVAPRMIGQGVLDLPTRGEGFPVLVGVSQDFSGHALATALAITKGIGAFLPHGAVVESSFEEETLVDLFSEHTWAGAMLFLLDRAFKLLVEAGVSKEVALLELYASGELGEIGRAMATLGVWNQLKLHSHTSQFGQLTHGADKLAAVDALMRRAIDEIRDGTFAKRWAAEQAAGSPLYHRLLKERRSSPIATAEQELFTRLGRP
- the ispF gene encoding 2-C-methyl-D-erythritol 2,4-cyclodiphosphate synthase, giving the protein MRLRVGQGFDFHPMRPGRELKLGGVTVPHDEGLLGHSDADVAAHALANAILGALGEGDLGRHFPDSDPRYKNADSIGLLAEVFKLARERGWRLVNADLTIFAQRPRLSPYVAEMRERLAGALGADPALLNVKASSPEGLGALGRGEGMAAAAVVLLEAD
- the glp gene encoding gephyrin-like molybdotransferase Glp, producing the protein MTSADQALQLVLENVTPLGVERVPILDALGRVIAEEIRSPRDIPGFDNSAMDGYAVRAADVARASASNPARLRVLGTVAAGAMPATGVETGAAMRTMTGAPVAQGADAIVPVEQTRADGDWVEILSAAEPHAFVRPRGEDLREGELVMEPGKRLGAADLGMLASLNRSMIEVYRAPRVAIMTTGDELVDVDQRPAGAQVVNSSAYALAGAVREAGGQTAILKVARDRPEEIRARLAEAFAFDAVLTTGGVSVGQFDHVKGALDELGLRQIFHGVAQRPGRPLKFGLVGGRPIFGLPGNPVSTMVCFYLYARPALLKMGGRRDLGLPRVAVRCAVDIRTAKDLTEFVRVRLRREGGEFYATPTGNQGSGILSSLSRADALLIGPADATVLKAGAQATVLVLSAEAVEATEPLFEPPLRHRN
- a CDS encoding YceI family protein codes for the protein MKNWILRTLMALVLMSAAPLAAAADTWQIDPGHTTVGFTVRHMTISSVRGQFDKVAGTITANGTDPASVMIEATIDTASIDTRSLDRDADLKSANFLDVAKYPTMTFKSKKIEPAGEGKYNVVGDLTLHGVTREVTLAVEVAGAPIKDPWGNTRAGASATTTISRKDFGLTWNKMIEAGGAVVGDKVSVEIDVEAVKKK
- a CDS encoding zinc ribbon domain-containing protein — translated: MPIYEYQCEKCRKRTSVLTMRVSERVEAVCEHCGSKRMRRLMSRFAAPRSEESRMDALSNPAGFSDVDENDPRSVARALRRMGKEMGDEMGGPEFDEAVDQLERGGGLDDDGGGDDGGDDL